One segment of Candidatus Eisenbacteria bacterium DNA contains the following:
- a CDS encoding Hpt domain-containing protein — MSYKSWDGGEIASGFWGSLSSYCGTSGDTMNIEDVLGDEYREMQEEYLVQIRSSLDQMKHDLDGGDLISIRRTSHSLKGSAGMFGYDRVGELGSQIEQAALAEDVIHIEPLLIELEETYQEIRQRAA, encoded by the coding sequence ATGAGTTACAAGAGCTGGGACGGTGGGGAGATCGCCTCCGGCTTTTGGGGAAGTTTGTCCAGTTATTGTGGGACATCGGGGGATACCATGAATATTGAAGATGTTCTGGGTGATGAGTATCGGGAAATGCAGGAGGAGTACCTTGTGCAAATCCGGTCCTCATTGGATCAGATGAAGCATGACCTCGACGGTGGGGATCTCATTTCAATTCGCCGGACATCGCACAGTCTCAAAGGTTCGGCGGGTATGTTCGGTTATGACCGTGTCGGAGAGCTTGGCTCACAGATTGAGCAGGCCGCTCTCGCTGAGGATGTGATTCATATCGAACCTCTGCTCATCGAACTCGAAGAGACATATCAAGAGATCCGACAAAGAGCCGCCTAA
- a CDS encoding SLC13 family permease: MKRKSLILGLIIAAIPIVIPGGAITPEQRKMAAVAILMAVWWITEAIPIPATALLPLALFPLLGIMPSKQVAPSYGDQLVFLFLGGFLIASAIERWNLHRRIAILTISWIGASPGRLLIGFMTSTALLSMWISNTATALMMVPIAIAVVTHLADASPEGHNRESLKRELGCIIMLGIAYAASIGGVGTLIGTPPNIVFTGLTNKLFPEAPEISFMQWMIIGVPFVLVAMPAAAWVIWRFGGTLPKGQLHPGEAARQVREERRKLGPMTGAEKVVLTVFATTALLWMTRRPIELGSLTLPGWSTLFPWQAGIHDATVAVTMALLLFILPVRPPGSKSRRPVLQWQEAVGRVPWGILILFGGGFALAAGFRQTGLDGWLGAQLAQLTGVATPFLVLATSLLTTFLTEVTSNTATTTLLMPVLASAAKGAHLHPYLLMLPAALAASCAFMLPVATPPNAIVFGSGWLTIPRMARTGLILNLITALIIVALVLTLGRLALDMGSLGLPAWASTPPPAP, from the coding sequence ATGAAACGTAAGTCCTTGATTCTCGGTCTGATCATCGCCGCCATTCCCATCGTTATACCCGGCGGGGCTATCACGCCCGAGCAGCGAAAGATGGCCGCGGTCGCGATTCTCATGGCTGTTTGGTGGATCACCGAAGCCATCCCGATCCCCGCAACGGCGCTGCTCCCTTTGGCCCTCTTCCCGCTTCTCGGTATCATGCCGAGCAAACAGGTCGCGCCGTCCTACGGCGACCAACTTGTCTTTCTCTTCCTTGGCGGATTCCTGATCGCCTCCGCTATCGAGCGCTGGAATCTTCACCGCCGGATCGCCATTCTCACGATCTCATGGATCGGTGCCAGCCCCGGAAGGCTGCTCATCGGTTTCATGACCTCCACCGCTCTTCTCTCGATGTGGATTTCCAACACGGCAACCGCGCTCATGATGGTTCCCATCGCCATCGCCGTCGTGACCCATCTCGCCGATGCTTCACCCGAGGGCCACAACCGGGAGAGTCTCAAACGGGAGCTGGGATGCATTATCATGTTGGGGATAGCCTATGCCGCCAGCATCGGCGGCGTCGGCACCCTCATCGGCACGCCCCCGAATATCGTCTTCACTGGTTTAACAAATAAACTTTTCCCCGAAGCGCCTGAAATCAGTTTCATGCAGTGGATGATCATCGGAGTCCCCTTCGTGCTCGTGGCCATGCCCGCGGCCGCCTGGGTCATTTGGCGATTCGGCGGCACTTTACCAAAGGGACAACTCCATCCGGGCGAAGCGGCCCGCCAGGTCCGTGAAGAGCGTCGGAAGCTCGGACCGATGACGGGAGCGGAGAAGGTCGTGCTCACCGTTTTTGCCACAACCGCCCTCCTTTGGATGACGCGCCGCCCCATCGAACTGGGGAGCCTGACCCTGCCCGGCTGGTCAACCCTCTTCCCATGGCAGGCAGGGATTCATGATGCCACCGTGGCAGTGACCATGGCGCTCCTTCTTTTTATCCTCCCGGTCCGGCCACCCGGTTCCAAAAGCCGGCGGCCGGTGCTGCAGTGGCAAGAGGCCGTGGGCCGGGTCCCCTGGGGGATCCTGATCCTCTTCGGCGGCGGCTTCGCCCTGGCGGCCGGTTTCAGGCAGACCGGTCTCGACGGGTGGCTTGGCGCCCAATTAGCTCAGCTCACCGGCGTAGCGACGCCGTTTCTGGTGCTCGCCACCAGCCTTCTCACCACATTTTTGACCGAGGTCACATCGAATACGGCCACAACAACCCTCCTTATGCCGGTTTTGGCCTCGGCGGCCAAAGGCGCCCACCTGCATCCCTATCTCCTGATGCTCCCGGCGGCGCTGGCCGCATCCTGCGCCTTCATGCTCCCGGTCGCCACGCCCCCCAATGCTATCGTCTTTGGCAGCGGGTGGTTAACGATCCCCCGCATGGCGCGGACCGGTCTCATCCTGAACCTGATCACAGCCCTTATAATTGTGGCGCTCGTCCTGACCCTCGGTCGGCTGGCCCTCGATATGGGCTCCCTTGGGCTTCCCGCTTGGGCCTCCACCCCGCCCCCGGCGCCCTGA
- a CDS encoding tetratricopeptide repeat protein, which yields MGKFLSYHLQETLEDREEQAAMARKTKGPQKKESAPKLSGFMNREKLFLIIFIAAAFFVRWIYLLQIRDNPTFLNPTADPLLYHIRAGEILGGDLLGRGVYFHSSPLYPFFMALNYLINGSSIFGLYVAQGLIDSMTVLLLWILTRRLLGSTTAWITAIFAGFYQAFLFFSGEMLEITLVLTCLTAALLLLVISAERGPSKRPETLLPALSGLLLGFAVLGKPNILGVIPFLLAGWKWQSGRPWRAALRPAMSLTAAVLVVVLPVTLRNLIVGGDLVLTTSNGGINFYIGNNETAEGIFSVDPAMESDLEQASTLLAEKAAGRRLKPSEVSTYWFRHGLAFIAKEPGRDIILLGRKFLLFWNAYEIPNHFDLNFFERYSPVLRWTPFRFGTLIPFAIAGLLIAWPMRRRLAIPALFVLGYLLTLLPFFITARYRLPAVPFLLIFSGIAVASLLQIIPGPWRSSDLPRPRPVLLIGGLLAGTALVHIPMYKPSDFFANQHAAIASVYKQQRHFGEAAEEYRKAVELGPRGVLFRNNLGVCLLELGRIDEGEEMIRSALVLDPDYAPALRNLGRILESRGDYDAAIDAHRRAYEIDPSLVEAGVNQGRLMAQIGRFEPAREVLIRVLAQHPRNVDALWNLGVLVGTRMNRPEEALVYIDRLLTIDPSHEQAKLLRSYLATKPAENK from the coding sequence TTGGGAAAATTCCTGTCCTATCATCTCCAGGAGACGCTGGAGGATCGGGAGGAACAGGCAGCGATGGCCAGGAAAACAAAGGGTCCGCAAAAGAAGGAATCGGCGCCGAAATTATCAGGCTTTATGAACCGGGAAAAGCTGTTCCTCATCATTTTTATTGCCGCGGCGTTCTTCGTACGATGGATCTACCTGCTCCAGATCAGGGACAACCCCACCTTTCTCAATCCCACTGCCGACCCGCTTCTCTATCACATTCGCGCGGGAGAGATCCTGGGCGGCGACCTGCTGGGCAGGGGAGTCTATTTTCACTCGAGCCCACTCTATCCCTTCTTCATGGCGCTGAACTATCTCATCAACGGGAGCAGCATTTTCGGGCTCTACGTCGCGCAGGGCTTGATCGATTCGATGACGGTTCTGCTTCTGTGGATCCTCACCCGGCGGCTGCTGGGATCGACGACGGCATGGATTACGGCGATTTTCGCCGGTTTCTATCAGGCCTTCCTTTTCTTCTCGGGCGAGATGCTCGAAATTACATTGGTTCTCACCTGTCTGACCGCGGCGCTTCTGCTCCTCGTCATTTCCGCCGAACGCGGACCCTCCAAAAGACCGGAAACCCTTCTGCCGGCCCTATCCGGCCTCCTTCTGGGTTTCGCCGTGCTCGGCAAACCGAATATCCTCGGTGTCATTCCTTTTCTGCTGGCCGGATGGAAATGGCAATCGGGCCGGCCGTGGCGCGCGGCGCTACGTCCCGCCATGAGTCTCACCGCCGCTGTTCTTGTCGTCGTCCTCCCCGTCACCCTTCGAAACCTCATCGTCGGCGGGGATCTTGTCTTGACCACCTCCAACGGCGGGATCAACTTTTACATTGGCAATAACGAAACGGCCGAGGGGATATTCAGCGTCGATCCGGCCATGGAATCCGACCTCGAGCAGGCCTCGACCCTGCTGGCCGAGAAGGCCGCCGGCCGGCGCCTCAAACCAAGCGAGGTTTCCACCTACTGGTTTCGGCACGGCCTTGCTTTTATCGCAAAGGAGCCGGGCCGTGACATCATTCTGCTGGGACGCAAGTTTCTTCTCTTTTGGAACGCTTATGAGATCCCCAACCACTTCGATCTGAACTTCTTTGAGCGGTATTCACCGGTGCTGCGCTGGACGCCCTTCCGGTTCGGGACGCTGATCCCCTTCGCCATCGCCGGGCTCTTGATCGCCTGGCCGATGCGGCGGCGGCTGGCGATCCCCGCCCTTTTCGTCCTCGGGTATCTTCTGACGCTTCTGCCCTTCTTTATCACGGCCCGTTACCGGCTGCCGGCGGTTCCCTTCCTGCTCATCTTCTCGGGAATCGCCGTGGCGAGCCTGCTTCAGATTATTCCGGGACCATGGCGTTCATCGGATCTTCCCCGTCCCCGCCCCGTTCTTCTCATCGGCGGGCTCCTTGCGGGAACGGCCCTGGTTCATATTCCAATGTATAAGCCTAGTGATTTTTTCGCCAACCAGCATGCGGCGATCGCATCGGTGTATAAGCAGCAGAGACACTTCGGCGAGGCGGCCGAGGAGTACCGCAAGGCGGTTGAACTCGGCCCGCGTGGCGTCCTCTTCAGGAACAATCTCGGGGTCTGCCTTCTGGAGCTGGGACGGATTGATGAGGGCGAGGAGATGATCCGATCCGCCCTCGTCCTCGATCCTGATTACGCCCCGGCTCTTCGTAATCTCGGCCGGATCCTGGAATCCCGGGGTGATTATGATGCGGCGATCGACGCGCACCGGCGCGCCTACGAAATCGACCCCAGCCTTGTTGAGGCCGGTGTCAATCAAGGCCGGCTCATGGCGCAGATCGGGCGGTTCGAACCCGCGCGGGAGGTCCTCATCCGCGTTTTGGCGCAGCATCCCCGTAACGTCGACGCTCTCTGGAATCTCGGCGTTCTAGTCGGCACGCGGATGAATCGTCCCGAAGAGGCCCTTGTTTACATCGACCGTCTTTTAACAATAGATCCATCTCACGAGCAGGCCAAACTCCTCAGGTCTTATTTGGCGACCAAACCGGCGGAGAACAAATAG
- a CDS encoding zf-HC2 domain-containing protein produces the protein MDCAAFEKILDRLLGDRLSHAEDQAAREHMVECEHCREVYRLFKTEPDLLSDETQAELTGAILEQTTGSPCRRLEELLCDHIEGNLDPTNEELVAHHLERCDNCTLLKNILANLSEDLRSMAEIQPDSRFVMDVLDRTIYKPSLKSRVTGTVTGAVSGWWSRQIRRPRFPLEVAYSFAMILFILFNIFGFPFEGNSDPAARAGTNPIESVSQAWQANEPARGRIADFGGSVWERTGVPLAKETGNLWDAFVETGDKLLDTASIGGSYAGKAGVSVIKGNFIETWQHITEMKKTISQRWKGIEKDKEESTEP, from the coding sequence ATGGATTGCGCGGCATTTGAAAAGATCCTCGATCGACTGCTCGGAGACAGATTGTCTCACGCGGAAGATCAGGCCGCCCGCGAACACATGGTGGAGTGTGAGCACTGCCGTGAAGTCTACAGGCTTTTCAAAACTGAGCCCGATTTGCTGTCGGATGAAACCCAGGCCGAGCTGACCGGCGCGATTCTCGAACAGACGACCGGTTCCCCCTGCCGCCGTCTCGAAGAACTTCTTTGCGATCACATTGAGGGAAATCTGGATCCAACGAACGAGGAATTGGTGGCGCACCACCTCGAACGCTGCGACAATTGCACTCTGCTCAAGAACATCTTAGCGAATCTTTCCGAAGATCTCCGTTCGATGGCGGAGATCCAACCGGATTCGCGGTTTGTCATGGATGTCCTCGATCGCACCATCTACAAACCCAGCTTGAAGAGCCGGGTCACCGGCACTGTCACCGGCGCCGTCTCCGGCTGGTGGTCCCGTCAGATCCGGCGTCCTCGTTTCCCGCTGGAAGTGGCTTACTCTTTTGCAATGATCCTGTTTATTCTTTTTAATATTTTCGGTTTCCCATTCGAAGGCAACTCGGATCCGGCGGCACGGGCCGGGACAAATCCCATTGAGTCGGTTTCGCAGGCTTGGCAGGCCAATGAACCGGCCCGCGGCCGTATCGCGGATTTCGGCGGAAGTGTCTGGGAGCGGACCGGCGTTCCGCTTGCAAAAGAGACCGGAAATCTCTGGGATGCTTTTGTAGAAACCGGCGACAAACTCCTCGACACGGCGTCGATTGGAGGATCTTACGCCGGTAAGGCCGGGGTATCGGTTATAAAAGGAAACTTCATCGAAACCTGGCAGCATATCACCGAGATGAAGAAGACGATATCGCAGCGCTGGAAGGGTATTGAAAAAGATAAAGAAGAAAGCACCGAACCTTAA